Proteins co-encoded in one Arthrobacter globiformis genomic window:
- a CDS encoding pseudouridine-5'-phosphate glycosidase — MAGAVAGGRPVVALESTIFTHGLPRPRNLEIALETEERLRSQGVVPATIGVFAGVPTVGLSREQITSLSNDAAVKKVSLRDLPVAAALRFHGGTTVAATAFLAHRAGIKVFSTGGLGGVHHGAATSFDESADMTTLATTPIVVVSAGVKSILDVAATLERFETLNIPVVGYKTTKYPGFYVADSGFDIEYAVNSPDEVAAICRARDDLHIASAILLANPIAEDKQFPPAELDDILSRAWAQAEKNGITGKATTPFLLDFIQRETNGRSLNVNVDVYRNNVSLGGEVAIALTR, encoded by the coding sequence GTGGCCGGAGCCGTTGCTGGAGGGCGCCCTGTCGTCGCTTTGGAATCGACCATTTTCACTCACGGCCTTCCGCGTCCGCGCAATCTCGAAATTGCTTTGGAAACAGAGGAACGCCTCCGCAGTCAGGGGGTCGTTCCTGCAACCATCGGTGTTTTCGCCGGCGTTCCGACGGTGGGGCTCAGCCGTGAGCAGATCACCTCGCTCTCCAATGACGCGGCAGTCAAGAAAGTCAGCCTCCGCGATCTTCCCGTGGCCGCTGCTCTTCGGTTCCATGGCGGCACCACTGTGGCAGCGACGGCGTTCCTGGCACACCGGGCCGGCATCAAAGTGTTCTCAACCGGTGGTTTGGGTGGAGTTCACCATGGTGCGGCAACATCCTTTGATGAATCTGCCGATATGACTACCTTGGCTACTACCCCGATCGTCGTCGTCAGCGCTGGCGTGAAGTCCATCCTGGACGTCGCGGCCACCCTCGAACGCTTCGAAACACTCAACATCCCGGTCGTCGGTTACAAGACCACGAAGTACCCTGGCTTCTACGTTGCCGACTCGGGGTTTGACATCGAGTACGCGGTCAACAGTCCGGACGAAGTCGCGGCAATCTGCAGGGCACGCGATGACTTGCACATCGCATCGGCCATCCTCTTGGCAAACCCGATCGCAGAGGACAAACAGTTCCCTCCGGCCGAGCTCGACGACATTCTCTCCCGGGCATGGGCGCAGGCAGAGAAGAACGGGATCACCGGCAAGGCCACCACACCGTTCCTTTTGGACTTCATTCAGCGCGAGACGAACGGCCGCAGCCTGAATGTAAATGTCGATGTGTACCGCAATAACGTGTCCCTCGGTGGGGAAGTCGCCATCGCGCTGACCCGCTAA
- a CDS encoding aldehyde dehydrogenase (NADP(+)) produces the protein MTTSTQTTAVVAPPTTDVELETLLTAAHAAATPLAGLRPTDRAKLLDAVADALDEAADQLVPVAERETRLSEARLRNELKRTTFQLRLFGEELRDGGYLDARIDHADAEWPMGAPRPDLRRLRAPLGPVVVFAASNFPFAFSVAGGDTASALAAGCPVLLKAHSGHPGLSRLTAEVVTSALRAAGAPDGTFALIAGTAAGADALRDRRVKAGAFTGSIPGGRALFDIASSRPEPIPFYGELGSNNPAFVTEAAASERRTEIAEGFVSSFTLGAGQFCTKPGTLFVPAGSGMVEALRDAALPQAAPLLNGRIQSGYEDVLQDLLSNRRLEVLAQGPGPLADPPGPTLLLTTAADMLAEPHALQTECFGPTAVVVTYDDESQLPELAETFEGQLTASIQGTDTCQVAALVEVLARKAGRVVWNQWPTGVSVTHAQQHGGPYPATTAVGSTSVGTAAIERFLRPVAYQGFPQHLLPEALHEDNPLRVPRLVDGRREA, from the coding sequence ATGACCACGTCCACCCAAACCACCGCCGTCGTAGCCCCGCCAACTACCGACGTCGAACTTGAGACGCTGCTAACAGCAGCCCACGCAGCGGCGACACCGCTCGCCGGCCTGCGTCCCACCGACCGGGCGAAGCTGCTCGATGCCGTCGCCGACGCCTTGGATGAGGCAGCGGACCAACTTGTCCCCGTGGCTGAAAGGGAGACCCGTCTGTCCGAGGCGCGCCTGCGCAACGAGCTCAAGCGCACCACCTTCCAGCTGCGCCTCTTCGGGGAAGAACTGCGCGACGGCGGCTACCTTGATGCCCGCATCGACCATGCCGACGCCGAGTGGCCCATGGGCGCGCCGAGACCGGATCTGCGGCGCCTGCGCGCGCCCTTGGGACCCGTGGTGGTGTTCGCGGCCAGCAACTTTCCTTTCGCGTTCTCCGTTGCCGGCGGCGACACCGCCTCGGCGCTGGCGGCAGGCTGCCCTGTGCTTCTCAAAGCCCACTCCGGCCACCCCGGGCTGTCCCGGCTCACGGCTGAGGTGGTGACCTCCGCGCTTCGCGCCGCCGGAGCTCCGGACGGCACGTTCGCGCTCATCGCCGGGACTGCTGCGGGGGCGGACGCCCTGCGCGACCGGCGGGTCAAAGCCGGCGCCTTCACCGGGTCCATCCCAGGCGGGCGCGCACTCTTCGACATCGCAAGCTCCCGGCCCGAACCCATCCCCTTCTACGGCGAATTGGGCAGCAACAATCCCGCCTTTGTCACGGAGGCTGCAGCCAGCGAGCGCAGAACGGAGATTGCCGAAGGGTTCGTGAGCTCCTTCACCCTAGGGGCCGGACAATTCTGCACCAAGCCCGGGACGCTCTTCGTTCCGGCGGGATCCGGAATGGTGGAGGCACTGCGCGATGCCGCACTGCCGCAGGCCGCTCCCCTGCTCAACGGACGCATCCAGTCCGGCTACGAAGACGTCCTGCAGGACCTGCTATCCAACCGGCGCCTCGAGGTCCTTGCCCAGGGACCCGGCCCCCTGGCCGATCCGCCCGGCCCGACGCTCCTCCTCACAACCGCCGCGGACATGCTCGCCGAGCCACACGCCCTCCAAACCGAATGCTTCGGCCCCACCGCCGTGGTGGTCACCTACGATGACGAGTCCCAGCTCCCCGAGCTCGCCGAGACCTTCGAGGGGCAACTGACAGCCAGCATCCAAGGGACAGACACCTGCCAGGTAGCAGCACTTGTGGAGGTTCTGGCCCGCAAGGCGGGACGCGTGGTCTGGAACCAATGGCCAACAGGTGTGTCGGTAACCCACGCGCAACAGCACGGCGGACCCTACCCCGCGACCACCGCCGTCGGAAGCACCTCCGTAGGAACCGCCGCAATCGAACGCTTCCTACGTCCCGTCGCCTACCAAGGCTTCCCGCAGCACCTCCTGCCGGAAGCACTCCACGAGGACAATCCCCTTCGAGTGCCGCGCCTGGTGGACGGCCGGCGGGAGGCGTAG
- a CDS encoding FAD-dependent oxidoreductase, with product MSATVPGTVETGVAVVGAGPAGLAAAVSAAEAGAAVVVVDACPQPGGQFWRHRPETVEPNPDGKGHHGWRTYRDLRARFDAGRHTGRIKYLPGQQVWMAEKTDGGFVVRMTPTVTADPAYGTAGSGSTVVARRLVLCPGGYDRQLPVPGWDLPGVMAAGGIQAFIKANGALPGKRFVIAGTGPFLLPVAAGIAQAGGQVLAVLESSSPKAWLPHLKAAASVPEKAVEGVEYAAVFARHRIPYRIRTIATEVLGDARASGVRTAKVDADGRVRPGTERVYTDVDVVGFGWGFTPQMELPLSLGVETRLDADSSLVGVVTERQESSIPGLFLAGEVTGVGGASLAVLEGLTAGASAAAEPDSAAGPPGFRAMARHRRFAEAMHRAHPIPDVWQDWLTPDTTVCRCEEVTAGEITEARENLGARDARTLKSFTRAGMGWCQGRVCGFAAACLGSGPGALPTVASLSAAAKRPLAAPVGIGELADLIPTDD from the coding sequence ATGAGTGCCACCGTTCCGGGCACCGTCGAAACGGGCGTTGCCGTCGTGGGTGCTGGGCCGGCGGGGCTGGCTGCGGCCGTTTCGGCAGCCGAGGCCGGAGCCGCCGTCGTGGTTGTGGATGCCTGCCCCCAACCTGGCGGCCAGTTCTGGCGGCACCGGCCCGAAACCGTCGAGCCCAACCCCGATGGTAAAGGCCACCATGGCTGGCGGACCTACCGCGACCTCCGTGCCCGTTTCGACGCCGGCCGCCATACCGGCCGGATCAAATATCTGCCCGGCCAACAGGTCTGGATGGCGGAAAAGACCGACGGCGGATTCGTTGTCCGCATGACACCTACCGTGACCGCGGACCCGGCGTACGGGACGGCCGGCAGCGGCAGCACGGTCGTTGCCCGCCGATTGGTTTTGTGTCCCGGCGGCTACGACCGCCAGTTGCCGGTTCCCGGTTGGGACCTGCCCGGCGTTATGGCCGCCGGCGGAATCCAGGCGTTCATCAAGGCCAACGGTGCCTTGCCGGGGAAGCGCTTCGTCATCGCCGGCACCGGCCCTTTCCTTTTGCCGGTGGCGGCTGGCATTGCCCAAGCCGGCGGCCAGGTCCTCGCGGTACTGGAGTCGTCCTCACCGAAGGCCTGGCTGCCGCACCTCAAAGCAGCCGCGAGTGTGCCGGAGAAGGCCGTCGAGGGTGTCGAGTACGCAGCCGTCTTTGCCCGGCACCGGATCCCGTACCGTATTCGCACCATAGCCACGGAAGTACTGGGAGACGCCCGCGCCTCGGGCGTTCGCACAGCCAAAGTGGACGCCGACGGCCGGGTCCGTCCCGGTACGGAGCGCGTTTACACGGACGTGGACGTCGTCGGTTTCGGCTGGGGTTTCACGCCGCAGATGGAGTTGCCCCTGTCCCTCGGAGTTGAAACCCGCCTGGATGCGGATAGCTCCCTAGTCGGCGTCGTCACTGAGCGACAGGAATCCAGCATTCCCGGCCTGTTCCTGGCCGGGGAGGTGACCGGTGTCGGAGGCGCCTCGCTGGCGGTGCTGGAAGGCCTCACTGCCGGCGCGTCCGCCGCGGCCGAACCGGATTCCGCGGCAGGGCCGCCGGGCTTCCGTGCCATGGCGCGGCACCGGCGCTTCGCGGAGGCCATGCACCGCGCCCATCCCATACCGGATGTCTGGCAGGACTGGCTGACGCCGGACACCACCGTGTGCCGCTGCGAAGAAGTCACGGCCGGCGAGATCACCGAGGCCCGGGAGAATTTGGGAGCCCGCGACGCCCGCACACTCAAATCCTTCACCCGTGCCGGAATGGGCTGGTGCCAGGGGCGGGTCTGCGGTTTCGCTGCCGCCTGCCTGGGCTCCGGCCCGGGTGCGCTTCCCACCGTTGCAAGCCTGTCTGCCGCCGCAAAACGGCCGCTGGCAGCGCCGGTGGGGATCGGCGAACTGGCCGACCTTATACCTACAGACGACTGA
- a CDS encoding (2Fe-2S)-binding protein: MSAYPSGTSLSGTPDEVTISFDGRQITTAAGQSVGSALVTNGITAWRDTRKQARPRGLFCGIGVCFDCLVAVDGEPNQRACLVEVREGMEIKGSCGPSVHPLAEPEGGRE, encoded by the coding sequence ATGAGCGCCTACCCATCAGGAACCAGCCTTTCCGGCACGCCGGACGAAGTAACCATCAGCTTTGACGGCCGTCAGATCACAACGGCTGCCGGCCAAAGCGTTGGCTCGGCGCTGGTCACCAACGGCATCACCGCCTGGCGCGATACGCGCAAGCAGGCACGTCCCCGCGGCCTGTTCTGCGGCATCGGCGTTTGCTTCGACTGCCTTGTCGCGGTCGACGGCGAACCCAATCAGCGTGCCTGCCTGGTGGAAGTGCGCGAAGGCATGGAGATCAAGGGTTCCTGCGGGCCTTCTGTGCATCCCCTGGCTGAGCCCGAAGGGGGACGGGAATGA
- a CDS encoding NAD(P)/FAD-dependent oxidoreductase: MNAGSDVLVIGAGVVGAATAYFATQQGLTVTVLDKGLPASGTSSACEGNILVSDKELGPELELTRYSLDVWHGELAEHKRLWEFESKGGIIVASRESSLASLNRVMASQSGYGVTVDRLDPDELRKAEPHITPDALGGAFYPEDCQVQPMLVAAHLVRLAAQSGARFLGDTPVSGFLRSGDRVTGVRTPRGDFSADAVVNCTGTWAGQLAALAGLRVPVLPRRGFVMVTEPLPPMVHHKVYAAEYIDNVGSSDAGLQASPVVEGTPSGTILIGSTRERVDFDRTVSTDALRLLAGNAMALFPFLEHVKAIRHYHGFRPYCPDHLPVIGHDDRAPGLWHAAGHEGAGIGLSAGTGKLLAQALAGQSPDLDLASFAPARFGEQAPDITTQREEATA; encoded by the coding sequence ATGAACGCAGGGAGCGATGTGCTCGTCATCGGCGCAGGGGTAGTCGGGGCCGCCACTGCCTATTTTGCAACGCAACAGGGCCTCACCGTGACAGTCCTTGACAAGGGGCTTCCCGCCAGCGGAACCTCGTCCGCCTGCGAAGGAAACATCCTCGTCTCGGACAAGGAGCTTGGCCCCGAGCTCGAACTGACGCGCTACTCCCTGGACGTCTGGCACGGCGAGCTCGCTGAGCACAAGCGGCTCTGGGAATTCGAGTCCAAGGGCGGCATCATCGTGGCCTCCCGCGAAAGCAGCCTGGCCTCGCTCAACCGGGTGATGGCCTCCCAGTCGGGATACGGCGTTACTGTGGACAGGCTGGACCCCGATGAGCTGCGGAAAGCCGAACCGCACATCACGCCGGACGCGTTGGGCGGGGCGTTCTACCCGGAGGACTGCCAGGTGCAGCCCATGCTGGTTGCCGCGCATCTGGTCCGGCTGGCCGCCCAAAGCGGAGCACGTTTCCTTGGAGATACGCCCGTTAGCGGCTTCCTCAGGAGCGGAGACCGCGTCACCGGCGTCCGGACACCCCGCGGCGACTTCTCCGCCGACGCCGTGGTCAACTGCACCGGGACGTGGGCCGGCCAGCTCGCCGCCCTTGCCGGGCTCAGGGTGCCCGTCCTTCCCCGCCGCGGCTTCGTTATGGTCACCGAGCCGCTGCCGCCCATGGTCCACCACAAGGTCTACGCAGCCGAATACATCGACAACGTGGGCAGCTCCGACGCCGGGCTCCAGGCCTCCCCAGTGGTCGAAGGAACTCCCAGCGGCACCATCCTCATCGGCTCCACACGTGAACGCGTCGACTTCGACCGCACCGTGAGCACCGACGCCCTCCGGCTCCTGGCGGGCAACGCCATGGCGCTCTTTCCCTTCCTCGAACACGTCAAGGCCATCCGGCACTACCACGGCTTCCGGCCCTACTGCCCGGATCACCTCCCGGTAATAGGCCACGACGACCGCGCCCCCGGCCTGTGGCATGCGGCAGGCCACGAGGGTGCCGGCATTGGCCTCTCCGCAGGAACGGGCAAGCTTCTGGCACAGGCTCTGGCAGGCCAGTCGCCGGATCTTGACCTGGCATCCTTTGCCCCGGCCCGATTCGGCGAACAAGCCCCCGACATCACAACCCAGCGAGAGGAGGCCACAGCATGA
- a CDS encoding GntR family transcriptional regulator, which yields MKSVQGVLTVPTNNQLPIAPLGRQHSLRESVTESLRTAIIAGTLVEGTLYSAPALAAAFGVSATPVREAMMDLTREGLVETVKNKGFRITTMSDRELDELTEIRLLLEPPVVGDVAGTVPPSGVKVLRSMADDIVDAARQGDLTAYLAADRIFHAELLRYAGNGQLVELATSLRSRTRLYGLKILSESNRLADSAQEHHVLLDLIEAGDGAAATELMRQHISHARGLWATGETETPQEQQT from the coding sequence ATGAAGTCCGTCCAAGGAGTGCTCACCGTGCCAACCAACAACCAGCTCCCGATCGCCCCGCTCGGCCGCCAGCACAGCCTGCGCGAGTCCGTGACGGAGTCCCTGCGCACAGCGATCATTGCCGGCACGCTGGTGGAGGGCACCCTCTATTCCGCGCCGGCACTTGCCGCCGCCTTTGGCGTCTCAGCCACGCCGGTGCGCGAGGCGATGATGGACCTCACCCGCGAAGGCTTGGTGGAGACAGTCAAAAACAAAGGCTTCCGGATCACCACCATGAGCGACCGGGAGCTGGACGAGCTGACGGAGATCCGCCTGCTGCTCGAGCCACCAGTTGTTGGCGATGTGGCCGGCACTGTTCCACCCTCCGGGGTGAAGGTCCTGCGGTCCATGGCCGACGACATTGTGGATGCAGCGCGGCAGGGCGACCTCACCGCATACCTTGCCGCGGACCGAATCTTCCACGCGGAGCTTTTGCGGTATGCCGGCAACGGCCAGCTCGTTGAACTGGCCACCAGCCTCCGATCCCGAACCCGCCTGTACGGCCTCAAGATCCTGAGCGAGAGCAACCGCTTGGCCGATTCCGCCCAGGAACACCACGTTCTGCTGGACCTCATCGAGGCCGGAGACGGAGCCGCCGCCACTGAATTGATGCGCCAACACATCAGCCACGCCCGCGGCCTATGGGCTACCGGAGAGACCGAGACACCGCAGGAGCAGCAGACATGA
- a CDS encoding ornithine cyclodeaminase family protein, with product MNIPYFDSTAVRAAAPWTTAVEALEQALLNVVDPEDDSPRLFSPAPNGEFLLMPAKNRQYSGIKALTVSPTNPARGLEKIQGVYVLFDSDTSAPLATMDGNELTAIRTPATTLLAVKYILASAPRAADPRRPRAPRVIVFGTGVQALNHLRATHSVLPEAGLAVVGRRPEGIAALIRQLTAEGLDVRQATSTDVAEADVVICATSSHTPLFDGGLVAPGAVVAAVGQHGLGAREVDAELVRRSDVVVEGRASALREAGDLIPARSAEEWEAICPANLRDLVKGEFERAAGKPCLYAGVGMAWEDLVIASLVYEGGTRS from the coding sequence GTGAATATTCCCTACTTTGATTCGACGGCTGTCCGCGCGGCAGCTCCTTGGACGACTGCCGTCGAGGCCCTGGAGCAGGCGCTTCTGAACGTTGTTGACCCTGAGGACGATAGCCCACGGCTGTTTAGCCCCGCTCCAAACGGTGAATTCCTGCTCATGCCTGCAAAGAACCGGCAGTATAGCGGGATCAAGGCGCTCACTGTGTCCCCAACCAACCCGGCACGGGGGCTGGAAAAGATCCAAGGGGTCTATGTTCTCTTCGATTCGGACACGTCAGCCCCTTTGGCCACGATGGACGGTAACGAGCTCACGGCCATCCGGACACCGGCCACCACGCTGCTGGCCGTCAAATACATTCTTGCCTCGGCGCCCCGCGCCGCCGATCCCCGTCGCCCCCGCGCACCCCGGGTGATCGTGTTCGGCACCGGAGTGCAGGCGCTCAACCACCTGCGTGCCACGCACTCCGTGCTCCCGGAGGCAGGCCTCGCCGTCGTCGGCCGGCGCCCAGAGGGGATAGCTGCGCTCATCCGGCAGCTAACAGCCGAGGGCCTGGACGTCCGTCAAGCCACATCCACTGACGTGGCCGAGGCTGATGTGGTGATCTGTGCAACTTCCTCCCACACGCCGCTGTTCGACGGCGGTCTGGTTGCCCCCGGTGCCGTCGTGGCGGCGGTGGGGCAGCACGGGCTGGGCGCCCGGGAGGTTGATGCTGAACTCGTTCGCCGCAGCGATGTGGTTGTCGAAGGACGGGCCTCAGCGCTGCGTGAAGCCGGGGACCTGATACCTGCACGGTCTGCGGAGGAATGGGAAGCGATCTGTCCTGCCAACCTCCGCGATCTCGTGAAAGGCGAATTCGAGCGCGCGGCAGGGAAGCCCTGCCTGTACGCAGGGGTGGGTATGGCATGGGAAGACCTTGTGATCGCCAGCCTGGTGTATGAAGGAGGCACTCGATCATGA
- a CDS encoding proline racemase family protein, with translation MRTSRIFHAVDSHTEGMPTRVITGGIGTIPGATMAERRLWFMENSDWIRTLLMAEPRGHASMSGAILQPSTRPDADFGVLYIEVSGLLPMCGHGTIGVATVLVETGMVEVVEPVTTVRLDTPAGLVIAEVAVKDGHAASVTIRNVPSFVERLDAKVEVPGFGPVSYDLAFGGNFYAIVDLEGLDLPFERGRKDDLLKAGLAIMEAINATDEPVHPERADIRGCHHVYLKAPGSTAEHSRHAMAIHPGWFDRSPCGTGTSARMAQLHGRGELGLDRDFVNESYIGSRFVGRLVEETEVAGRPAVIPTVTGRAWLTGTAQYFLDPTDPFPAGFLL, from the coding sequence ATGAGAACCAGCCGCATTTTCCACGCCGTGGACTCGCACACTGAAGGCATGCCCACGCGCGTTATCACCGGCGGAATCGGGACGATCCCCGGCGCCACAATGGCTGAACGGCGCCTGTGGTTCATGGAGAACAGCGACTGGATCCGCACCCTCCTGATGGCCGAGCCGCGCGGCCACGCCTCGATGAGCGGGGCCATCCTCCAGCCATCCACGCGGCCGGACGCGGACTTCGGTGTGCTGTATATCGAAGTTTCCGGTCTGCTGCCGATGTGCGGCCACGGCACCATCGGAGTGGCAACCGTCCTGGTAGAGACGGGCATGGTCGAGGTTGTGGAGCCGGTTACCACCGTACGGCTCGACACACCTGCCGGCCTGGTGATCGCCGAGGTGGCTGTCAAGGACGGGCACGCCGCGTCCGTGACCATCCGCAACGTTCCGTCGTTCGTTGAGCGGCTGGACGCCAAGGTCGAAGTGCCCGGGTTCGGTCCTGTGTCCTACGACCTGGCGTTCGGCGGAAATTTCTACGCGATCGTGGACCTGGAGGGACTGGATTTACCGTTCGAGCGCGGGCGTAAGGATGACCTGCTCAAGGCTGGATTGGCCATCATGGAGGCGATCAACGCCACGGATGAACCGGTCCACCCGGAGCGCGCCGACATTCGCGGCTGCCACCACGTGTACCTCAAGGCCCCGGGATCTACGGCGGAGCATTCCCGGCATGCGATGGCGATCCACCCGGGGTGGTTTGACCGCTCCCCCTGCGGCACGGGCACGAGCGCGCGGATGGCCCAGCTGCACGGCCGCGGCGAGCTTGGCCTGGACAGGGACTTCGTCAACGAGTCCTACATAGGTTCGCGTTTCGTCGGCCGTCTGGTCGAGGAGACGGAAGTGGCCGGCCGGCCGGCGGTGATCCCCACCGTCACGGGACGGGCCTGGCTTACCGGGACTGCACAGTATTTCCTCGATCCCACCGATCCGTTTCCTGCGGGGTTCCTGCTGTGA
- a CDS encoding dihydrodipicolinate synthase family protein, whose product MTETRKPWHGVLVATSLPFNDDLSVDYDAYAEHVRFLANAGCHGVAPNGSLGEYQTLSEEERARVITTAVEAAPEGFTVMAGVGAYGGLQTLKWAEQAAEGGAGALMLLPPNSYRATDEEVVEHYRLAAAVGLPIVAYNNPIDTKVDLTPQLIARLHGEGLIVGVKEFTGDVRRAYEIKELAPGADLLIGTDDTVLEMGLAGAVGWVAGYPNAIPEATLELYRLSTSDDVADLERAREIYRDLHSLLRWDSKTEFVQAIKLSMDVVGLRGGACRPPRGPLTAAMRDAVIRDTEAALAKGYK is encoded by the coding sequence ATGACCGAAACCCGTAAGCCGTGGCATGGAGTACTCGTCGCTACCTCACTGCCGTTCAACGACGACCTGAGCGTGGACTACGACGCCTACGCCGAGCACGTCCGCTTCCTGGCAAACGCAGGCTGCCACGGTGTGGCCCCGAACGGTTCCCTGGGTGAATACCAGACCCTGAGCGAAGAAGAACGCGCCCGGGTCATCACCACGGCGGTTGAAGCCGCCCCTGAAGGCTTCACTGTGATGGCTGGCGTGGGCGCGTACGGCGGCCTGCAAACCCTGAAATGGGCCGAACAGGCTGCCGAAGGCGGCGCCGGCGCCCTGATGCTGCTCCCCCCGAACTCGTACCGGGCCACCGATGAAGAGGTCGTGGAGCACTACCGCCTCGCGGCCGCCGTCGGACTGCCGATCGTGGCGTACAACAACCCGATCGACACCAAGGTGGACCTGACCCCGCAGCTTATCGCCCGGCTGCACGGCGAAGGCCTGATCGTCGGGGTCAAGGAGTTCACCGGCGACGTCCGCCGCGCGTACGAGATCAAGGAGCTCGCTCCCGGAGCGGACCTCCTGATCGGCACGGATGACACCGTGTTGGAGATGGGTCTGGCGGGTGCTGTGGGTTGGGTGGCGGGCTACCCGAACGCCATTCCGGAAGCCACCCTCGAGCTGTACCGGCTCTCCACCTCCGATGATGTTGCAGACCTTGAGCGGGCCCGCGAAATCTATCGCGACCTGCATTCGCTGCTCCGCTGGGACAGCAAGACGGAGTTCGTTCAGGCCATCAAGCTGTCCATGGACGTCGTTGGCCTCCGCGGCGGCGCCTGCCGCCCGCCGCGCGGTCCGCTGACCGCGGCCATGCGCGACGCCGTCATTCGGGACACCGAAGCAGCCCTCGCTAAGGGCTACAAATAA